The following nucleotide sequence is from Branchiostoma lanceolatum isolate klBraLanc5 chromosome 18, klBraLanc5.hap2, whole genome shotgun sequence.
GCTCCACGGGGAGTAATTATTCTGTTTTTTCATAAACAGCAGTAGTTCAAATATCTCATATTTCAGGGTTCTATAGTTTCGTATGTTTTGATGATAAAAGTGTGGAAACATTCACAAACATACCACAAACTAGTAGAATCTTCCGATGTCCTGCCTTTTAGCTAGGAGCTGGCCTCCTTGCTATCACTAAATCTATATAAACCCCACTTCCAGTCTGAGTTTTAGTGTATTGAATGTGGCCTGGTTTTTTTTTGTGATtctctttttttattattttatatttaaacatagaaacaaaaaacacagaACTTACGTAAGGAGCAAAATGGAGCAAAACAATTGTTCCAAAAAATATTCCGAGAGATACTCGTAAAAAAACATGGTTGTGCTTTCTGTACCATTCCTGATATTATGTATACATATCTGGTTGCAAAATTAACTATACGCTGCCCCTCTCAAATGAAAAATAGATTCCAGACACACGTCTAGAATTCTACTTGACCGCAGAAAAAGAATCAGAATTAACGACAATCAAAGGTCTTACCTGTCGGTTTATGGTGGAAGCGTTTTCTATGACTTCTGGGATTCCGTTAAAATCCCGTTAGTTCCGACGACACAAAGGACAGTAAAACCGgtgacaaaatggcggacaagcaACAGATGAgtcaaaggtcagaggttacaAACCTGATGCACACTTGAGTGAGGGGCAAATCACACATCGCCGCTTAATGCTTTATTTCCGTGTTCAAAAGCCTGGTCGGCAAGCATGTTGCTGTACTTCAATGAAATACTGGACAATGCATACAGGCAAGGGACCTTTTGTGACCGAAAATGTTGGGGTGAGCCAACAACTAAATCTACAAGAATGTGACTGTATAAAACTTTGTGCCCCGTAGACTTGGCTTGGGTGGTCAATGGCTAATTAGTTACCCCTTTGAGTAAATGGCATCTAATTAGCATTAGCGTCCATAGTATCTTAGTGATTTCTAAAaacatttatctttttattttgccTGTTTAGAAAATCATCATTAGTACACAATAAAGCTATACCCGTAGACCTGCTGTGGAGAAATATGATAGCGTTTGTAAGAAACGTCCCTgaagttttatttgtttttaccaTAAAACAAAGTCATCATTTCAAAGAAAGCGGGAAACACACAAAATTTGTAATCTTCCAAGCTTTATTTACAACCAATAGTAGATTTTAGaaaagttgaaagaaaaaagaaactgatAAACAAAAGCGCAAAGGTGCAGTTCAGGCAAAAACGGTCATATATTCATATTTCCACACATACTAGGttttattttttacattttacttaTGTTTTTTCATATGCCGGGATAGATGGGACTTTACAGCCGTCCTATATCCACACTCTGCACACACGTGGGGTTTCTCGCCGGTGTGTCTCATCATGACGTGTCGGTCAACACTCCCtttttgtgcagcagaatagtcgcactggtcacatttataaggTTTCTCGCCGGTATGTGTTCTCTTATGTATGGATAGGCTGGTAGTATCGGTCGTGGTGTATCCGCACTCCACACAgatgtaaggtttttcaccggtgtgttttctcATAACGTGTTCGTCTAAATGACCTTTCTGTGCAGAAGAAAAGTCACATTGGTCGCATTTataaggtttctcaccggtatgtttcCTCATATGTTTTGATAGGTTAGACGTATGAGCGgccctgtatccgcactcccaacacatgtagggtttctcacccgtatGCTTGGCCATATGTTGGTTTAACTGATCTTTTCTAGCTGccgaatagtcacactggttacatttgtagggcttctcaccggtatgtcTTCTCTTATGTAGTGATAGATTCCAACTTTTAGCAgccctgtatccgcactcctcacacacgtAGGGATTCTCATCCGTGTGTTTGGCAAGGACGTGTTGGTCTAAATTACATTTCTGTGcggcagaatagtcgcactgggtacatttgtaaggtttctcaccagtgtgttttctcTTATGTAGAAATAAGGACGAACTTaaagctgtcctgtatccgcactcttcacacatgtagggcttctcaccggtgtgttttgtcATGACGTGCTCGTCTAAATGGGCTTTCtgtacagcagaatagtcgcaccgATCACATTTGTATTGCTTTTCACTTGAATGTGTTTTCATGTGTCGGGATAGTTGAGCCCTAACCGCGGCCTtatatccacactccccacacatatagggtttctcgccagtgtgtttTGTCCTGACGTGTTCGTCTACTCTAGATTTCTGTGCACCAGAATAgttacactggtcacatttgtagggtttctcatcggTATGTTTTTTTATATGTTCCAACATGTCATCCTTTTCTCTCGCTCGGTAGCCACACTTCCAGCAAATGTAGGTATGCTGTTCCACATTATTACTGCTGTCATGTACTGTATGACTCTGTGCAGCTGCCACTGACAAGGCTTCTCCGTCAGACCCGTAACAGTATAACGTTTGATCATTTGAAACGTCCTTTTCCTCTTCATGCTGCCGTCCTGTGTCTGCTGTCTGCTCCCCAAAGCTGTAAGTCTCGTTTGCAAAATAACCAACCGTTATGGTTGCGCCGTACGTTTCCTGGTCCTCACCGTAGGTTTCCTGGCATAGCTCGTCTTGCTGCCACCCCGTGTCTCCTGTCTCTTCCTCTTTGATGTTTGTTTCGTAGGCAGCATTAACTGTTGTTATGGTTGCGCCGTACGTTTTATTGTCCTCGCCGTTCGTTTCCCGGCATAGCTCATTGTTTTTCCCGTCCTGCTGCCATCCCGTGTCTCCTGTCTCCTCCTCTTTGACGTGCGTCTCGTTCACAGTTTGTTCCGAATGAAGAGGTCCCAACGTTGACTCGTCCATCTCTGATATAAAAAGCAACACAACATGAGAAATAAATTTGATTAGGaggtgcaaggaggttatatacatgtagaacttgGGAGATGTAGAGGCTAATTTACCTCTTTTGGAAAATATCCGATTTAATTCTAATCTTCAACAAATCAGTATGTCTCATTGTCTGCGATCTTTGACCCCACTTCCAGTCAGTTTCTCTGTGCGAATGTTGCGGTATCTACGTTGCTGTTGTTTTCACATAGAAACACCCGAAgtcgcaaaaaaaaaacaagatctaCTCCTAGAGGACACAACAATATTGTTGGAAACTTTCGTACAATTTCCGCTATATGTAAggtacacacatatatacatgccacacgtacacaacttacagtGACgctgccccctccccatcaaATACCGATCATACACACTTCTTATAATTTACAGCTGAACAGGCAACCAACCGCCAAAGACaaagttcttacctgtgtatCTATGGTACTTATCGGCCTCTAGGACTTCTGTAATTCCGTAAAAATCGCGTGTTTCCAGGAAATGTACCAAACGCAAAACAATGGCGGATAGGCGAGCTCACCGACGAGGCAAAGGTGAGAGGTCATAAACCTGATACATACTTGAGTACGGGTCAAACTATAGATCGCCGCACAACGCTTTACTCCGATGGGATTAAGCCTAGAAAAATGCATCACATGACTTGGGAACAATATATTTAGAGCTAATTGTTTTTCTGTACGTTACACAGATTATATAAATTATTAATCAAGAAGCGGAATATCTGTGATAAAAATCGACTTCACAAAGTCAAAGGTCCTATAATTTACAAATACCTCCAtaatacagcacacacacacatcataaTCACAAATACCCCCATGTAACCATCAGTGGCAAAGTAGCCTTGCCCGGAATGACTAACTATGGGGGGCGgcccatacacacatacaaatacacacacctacacacaacAGacttatatacacacacacacacacgcacgcacgcgcacacacacacacgcacacacacacgcacaaacaaacacacaaaaacaaacaaaaacacatgcacaaacacagtCGTGGTAAAACAATTCTCTCACACTAATCTTCATGTACTGCTCTTTTTTATTGAAATAAAGTTCTTGCATGAACACAACATAACCATACCGTTCTCTTTCTTGGCCGAGTTTCTGTCTCATACAATGTACTAACAGTTGCTTTTATTTTCAGTGTTACTTATCTAAAAGAAAAACCAAATGTATGACAGACaggcagggatctccctaaagaatggtacagtggcgctcctccatcctgttctaatcccagctccatcctgttgattttcaaagttagggtattttttccaatttttacccagcaaagcctgttaTTTTTGCccaaaactagaaatttcagaggtaaagctgaagttgcagaaaataacttccattatgtctgaaaaaggcaaaagtcaacatccgctctccttttgagagttgtgcgcccccctccagacctcccccctcgcaACATGTATCCTGTGCCCGgtaccctccccccatcctgctatatatttctggggagatccctggacAGGGTGATAAAAACTAAGAGGTAATTACATGCAACATATTATGGACAAAAGTCGGTGGCATTTGTGGGCTGAAATTCTGGATGTTTCTAATGAAAGCATTTCACTTCTCAAATGCTACTTTTGGCACAAAACATTGAGTGTCTGTTGAAAGGAATAGCATCGATAAAAAAGCGTTGATCAACTTTTTCACAAGGATCCGAATGTACACATAATTTTCCTCACTGACCACAAAGAATGTTCTacggtttccatggcaactgatTATTCTAACAAGAAAGTAATACTTACACAAAaactacaagcttatacagctGGTTTACATCTTTCAGACACTGTCATCTCCGTAAATAAACCTTAGTAAAGTTTGTGTTATGGCTTCCATTGGTTACTTTGACAGCACTTGAGGAATGTCTGTTCAATGGTGCCTAAGGTAACTTCAACAGCAGTTGAGGAATGTTTGTTCTATGGTTCCCATGGTTACTTGGACAGCACTTGAGGAATGTCTGTTCTATGGTTCCCATGGTTACTTGGACAGCACCTGGGCGTGACCTTTGCTGACTAAAATGTCCTCTATGAGAATGTCCCTGTCAGAGTTGGAGGTGTCGATGAGTCTCAACTTCAGGGAAACCTGCCGGAAGTGTCCCTTCCTCCCCGCGTAGCGCGGCGCGGAGAGTAGCAGCCCGATGAACGCCTTCTTCTGCACGAGCTCGCAGAACAGTTCTTCCGCCGAGGGCGCCCACTTGGGGCCCTTCGCTGGCGCCACACCTCCGAGCTGTCCCATCATCGCTTGTGCCGGGAGGACGCAAAACTGGCCGTCAAGAGGCCGCAAGTTTGACGGAGACACCACGTGGTAACCGCCCTTGTCCAGCCCCCATATAGAAACATCCCCGTTCTGTGCTATGTCCTTCACGCAGACCCTCTGCCACGTGTCTGTGTCTTCCACAAACGCAGCGTACAACGCCCCAGCCTTGGGAGCGCAATCCGTCGCGGGGAACACGTTGTTCTCGTAAAAATCGTCCATGTCGGATTCGAGCTTCTCCACCAGTTCCATGTTGTCGAAGGGACGCAGTACGAAATGGTCCGGTCCGATCGCGTCCTCGATGTACATGTTCAGCATCCGGCCTTTCCCAGGTAGGTCGAGGGTAGGTACTCGGGGTGAGGAGAGATTGTCAGGATGGGAGATGTCCATGGCTTCCTGGTCTTCTACAACATTAAGCTGCAAGGGAACAGAAACACAAGATTTCCTATTAGttcaaataaattcaatgtCTGTACAAAGACTGCTAGAACATCTAGATTaaatacagaaacaaaagaCTTTCATTCAAACTAACTGTATTTCTTGCTTGTATCGAGAAAAACAACAGCTGTAGAGTGCTTTTGCAATAAGCCCTGTCTTATTTTGACAACATGCAGGAACAAGTGATTTCGAATTTCCTTGAGACTACCAAATGAATCAAGAATGCAAACTAGCTGCAAGAACACATGTGTAACATACAATGGAGAATTATCCAACAGCTTTATTTAAGTGCTGTCATGCTATTTATATGCTAATTCTCAAGAATGTTATCGACATGAATAGTAATGCTAGAACATGTATTAATTTAGTTATCTGGATGGAttcatacatgtttgtattatgaatggaaaataaagttcactcttggaaaaaaaaaactagctgCAAGAGATAGCTACTAACCTGGCTAATTCTGTCTGCAAGGGCTGTGTCCTCCTCTAGCGCAGAGTTCTGATTAGATGGAAGGTTGTAAAAAGTAGAAGACACAACATCCGGCTTCTGAGATATGCAGGTTGGAACAGGGCTGGTACACGGTGATGCGAACACAGAACCGGAGCTCACAGACGAACACGGACTGACACTTCGGGACGAGCGACTGTTCTGCGAAACGCTCGCTACCGATGTTGGGCGGCTCTTGGCGAGGTTGTTGTTGAGTTTGTCGGACTTCGCACCTGGCTGGGCAGGTGAGAAGAGGTGCGGCTGCTCCTGGAGGTACCTGTTCACCTGGCACACCTGGTCTCCACTTGTCAACACCATCTCAACAGTCAGAACACCTGTGTGGGGAAAATCATTTGTGTAAATGCAAATATGTTTGACAGTTATTGCAATTTATACACAGTTCTTTCTAACTACCAAAACTTTGTAGATGCCTTCAAATGACAATTTGTTTGAAGCTATAATTTTTGTAGTTTACACTGAGAAGTAGACCTGGTTCTGGTCATCTCAACGGTCAGAACGGTCACCGTCAGAACACCTGCGATAAGAAATATCACCATGCAAATTTCGAAAGTATTGCCAGGAGTTGTCTGTAGAGATCCTGATAGGAGTCTATAAATTTAAACATATTCTCTTATAACGTAATAAAGACAGGACTTTTCAATTTCTATTCTAGTCACTTTGGATCAATATTGCCAGATTCAACTTTCTCCTTACAGCTATTTTCATGCATCATGTCTAAGGACCAAGGCATTGACTTGATGTGGCCTCATGTtgaaacagggctgtctccaggacccgaaatttgcttgttgggacggaattTATTAtccttgtccgtcccaaaatctaTATTTGACATGAAATGAATGACAACGTATCTTCGAAAGCTTAAAATGATTAATTTAACGAGGAAAATTCAGCACATTGGCTCCCAGAGTgggcaacaaaaaaaaataagctggagacagccctaatgTTGAAACCACCTACCATCTATAGTTGGTTCCTGAACAGGTTGGATGGTACAGATTGTATCTTCATCTGCTTCTTTACACAAACAAGTCAGGAAATTGGCTCCGACTTGAGTCCACTCTCCACCTTCTGGTGGCAGCTCTGACAAGCGGCACCTATGAAAAACAGAACAACCATGTGGTTAGTTAGGGTtgctgacttagaatctaaaggtcctGGGTTAAAATCTCTAGAAGCCCCCAGTGTATAGCCCaaaggaaaggcacttaacacatatttcccaacCCTCTGGTTGTACAAACGACACCTGTAAAAACAGACAACCTTGTGGTTAGGGTAGGTTACTTGGAGTTAGTGtagttgacttagaatctagaggtcctgggttcaaatctctaGCAGGACCCAGTGTTTAGCCCATGGGAAAGGTATTAAACACCTATTtactcactcgactcaggtgaaaatgactacctacatgtagctttagtTCAGGATGTCCTCTTGGACGTGTCCTGTGATTTAGGAAAGCCATTCCCCTCTACTATTTATatatagttctagggaaaaatgaatctttcaacacctcaattctgggttaataactctggtacttgaaggtatttcttgttcttttctgagctggtactagatacttatcagttggtgcgtccaccagtttataagtcattttgtacatcatgcatagtctggacatttttcttctgtctttaaGTGGCATCCACTGTGGATCTGTTATaaaatatgaataaacaaacaaacctcagAGCTTGCGGTGGAAGACATGCCAGCTGTGGGTTGGACTGAAGACTGCGCAGAGAGCTCTTCTCTACAGTTTCACAGTTTCCGAAGTCAACGTAGCGAACAGACACCTTGTCTTCTGCAAGCAGAGCGGTCACTTCCGCCCTATACCAGCAGTGGTCCTGCAAACACAGAATAAGAAAATTTCAACTTCAGTTTTATGAAACCTTTAAACCTACATTTGAAACAGTTTTATCAAACCTTCAGACATTGTTCCATCCACCTACTCACTAACAcacactttctctctctctctatctctctctcttacACATACTCATTCCTCaactctcattcattcattcactcttactcactcactcactcactcactcattcactcactcacactgactcactctcactcactcactcactcactcactcactcactcactcactcactcactcactcactcactcaatcactcactcactcctgaGAGTGAGTGTcctgagtgtctgtgtgtgtgtgtctgtgtgcgtgtgtctgtatgtatgtgtgtacatgcatgtctgtatgtgtgtgtgtctgtgtgtctgggtgtgtctctgtgtgtgtgtgtgtgtgtgtgtgtgtgtgtgtgtctgtgtgtgcgtgtgtgtgtgacaggaaaAGGGTGACCGAGTTAGCGAGCGAGTGGGAGTgagacaatcaatcaatcaaccaatcctCACCTGACTGAACCAGGAGTAGTAGATCTTGCCCAGTTCAGGACTGGTCACTCCAGCCTCCGTCACACTGGTCTGCTggtcactcattcactcactatTTCCCTAactctgtctcactctctctccCCCAATCCTTACCTGACTGAACCATCCGTCACACTTGTCTGCTGTTGACTCATTCACTCCTCccgtctctctccctccctttcTTTCTCAttccctgtctctctctctctctccccctaccccccccccccatccttaCCTGGCTGAACCATGAGTAGTAGATTTTGCCCAGTTCAGGACTGTTCACTCCTGTATCAGTGACACTGGTCTGCtgttcactcattcactcactaattccctctctctctctctctctctaacacacacaccctcccccccccctcaatcCCTACCTGACGGAACCAGGAATAGTAGGTTTTCGGGGCTGGACACTCTtaaatcactcactcactcttttcctgtctctgtcttactctctgtcgctctctctctctcacccaCCCTCCCactttctcccccccccccccaatcctTACTTGACGGAACCAGGAGTAGTAGATTTTGCCCAGCTCAGGACTGGTCACTCCTGTATCAGTGACACTGGTCTGCtgttcactcattcactcactctttccctccctctctctctctccctctctccctcccagCATCCTTACCTGACTGAACCATGAGTAGTAGATCTTGCCCAGCTCAGGACTGGTCACTCCAGCCTCCGTCACGCTGGTCTGCTGGTCAGCGGTGGCCATCAGTTCCTCCAGCTTGTCCAGCCCGGGACCAGGAGATGTGAAGTAGATCAGCCCGGAGCTGTCCACAAACTGGACGTTACCCGCCAATTTCTCTCCGATCTGAGGCAGAAAACGCAAAATTATTTAACATTTTTAAGAAATCACAGAAGCACAATAAAATATTTGTTCTATCCAGGTAAGTTTTCATTGCTTCTGTTGATTAAGATCAACCCACACaatgtaaaatattgttttattgctggatttaaaaaaagctgTTTCACAAATACCTTTTCAGCAATGTACAAGTTAATTTAGGACAGATTgagaaaatatcatatatacagCATGATGTTCACACTATCTAAAGCTGGCATCACATAACAAGAAAACCTCTAGCCTAGCCCTCTTGATCACTGCTAAATTTTTAGGAATCAGCCCCATTCAAACAAAGTAGATTTTCAtgcacaaaaaaacaacagcttgATCCTCTTGCCATCATGAAATTTTGTCACCATCTGTTGATGAACAAATTCAACTGAAGGTTCTTGACAG
It contains:
- the LOC136424398 gene encoding zinc finger protein ZFP2-like — translated: MDESTLGPLHSEQTVNETHVKEEETGDTGWQQDGKNNELCRETNGEDNKTYGATITTVNAAYETNIKEEETGDTGWQQDELCQETYGEDQETYGATITVGYFANETYSFGEQTADTGRQHEEEKDVSNDQTLYCYGSDGEALSVAAAQSHTVHDSSNNVEQHTYICWKCGYRAREKDDMLEHIKKHTDEKPYKCDQCNYSGAQKSRVDEHVRTKHTGEKPYMCGECGYKAAVRAQLSRHMKTHSSEKQYKCDRCDYSAVQKAHLDEHVMTKHTGEKPYMCEECGYRTALSSSLFLHKRKHTGEKPYKCTQCDYSAAQKCNLDQHVLAKHTDENPYVCEECGYRAAKSWNLSLHKRRHTGEKPYKCNQCDYSAARKDQLNQHMAKHTGEKPYMCWECGYRAAHTSNLSKHMRKHTGEKPYKCDQCDFSSAQKGHLDEHVMRKHTGEKPYICVECGYTTTDTTSLSIHKRTHTGEKPYKCDQCDYSAAQKGSVDRHVMMRHTGEKPHVCAECGYRTAVKSHLSRHMKKHK